A region from the Colwellia sp. PAMC 21821 genome encodes:
- a CDS encoding TonB-dependent receptor — MNINDKNSTSNLKIKPLAFAIACVVSGQTLAAEDQPLVEKGQTKGIERISVTAQKRVSTLQETPIAITAFNEEALENLGIKDISDVNNLSPNVKIIPPYGSTFNVGMNIRGLGTAEPSLAIDPKVGIYLDGVYLARNSGAIFNIVDLERMEVLRGPQGTLWGKNTTGGALNLVTSKPSEDFEFKQKFTMGSNSQFNSTTSIDTGAFGDFTARVTYMTGEHDGWAKNTFEGAKEKNLGAEDVDALRIALRYTGDDFTVNYSYDRTDASSVSIPVQISNVRDFATNPAIPTIDLSTFKAYNGNVFAMMAANEHDKSRQTEFELDNHGREYVDIEGHNLTFDWDFSDHHSFKSISSIRSYDSDLSEGADTDGGAYFATAFDGSDTIAIPAFQYSSVKSQEQKSQEFQLLGEFLEGDLKYVAGYYYFTEEGQEDNPWTLSALLPSGQIFTFTEAMPAGVFYSVTADSSALFFNVDYKLTDELNVIAGVRYTKDKRSLTNVAENDPLLRNDLSTSEEWSKTVGSLLFNYVMNEDLTIYTSVAQGYAAGVYNPGTKSPYAFLNPANLGEADFEGTYTSRS, encoded by the coding sequence ATGAATATTAATGATAAAAACTCGACATCCAATCTCAAAATTAAGCCGCTAGCGTTTGCCATTGCATGCGTTGTATCTGGTCAAACACTTGCAGCTGAAGATCAACCTTTAGTTGAAAAAGGCCAAACTAAAGGTATTGAACGTATTTCTGTTACTGCCCAAAAACGTGTTAGCACCCTACAAGAAACGCCTATAGCCATTACCGCTTTTAACGAAGAAGCGCTAGAAAACCTAGGCATTAAAGATATCAGTGATGTAAATAACTTATCACCTAATGTTAAAATTATTCCACCTTACGGTAGTACTTTTAATGTTGGGATGAATATTCGTGGTTTAGGCACAGCTGAGCCTTCATTAGCTATCGATCCTAAAGTAGGTATTTATTTAGATGGCGTTTATTTAGCACGTAACTCTGGCGCCATTTTTAATATTGTTGATTTAGAGCGCATGGAAGTTTTGCGTGGCCCACAAGGTACACTTTGGGGCAAGAACACTACCGGTGGTGCGCTGAATTTAGTGACCAGTAAACCTTCCGAAGATTTTGAATTTAAACAAAAATTCACTATGGGTTCAAATAGTCAGTTTAATTCAACTACCTCTATTGATACTGGCGCTTTTGGTGACTTTACCGCCAGAGTCACTTATATGACAGGTGAACATGACGGTTGGGCTAAAAATACATTCGAAGGGGCCAAAGAGAAAAACTTAGGCGCTGAAGACGTTGATGCTCTGAGAATTGCATTGCGTTATACTGGTGATGACTTTACGGTCAATTATAGCTATGACCGCACTGATGCTAGCTCGGTTTCTATACCGGTCCAAATCAGTAACGTTAGAGATTTCGCGACTAACCCTGCTATACCGACTATCGATTTATCAACGTTTAAAGCCTATAACGGCAATGTCTTTGCCATGATGGCGGCTAATGAACATGACAAAAGTCGCCAGACAGAATTCGAATTGGATAATCACGGTCGTGAGTACGTTGATATTGAAGGCCATAACCTGACTTTTGACTGGGACTTTTCAGACCATCATTCCTTCAAGTCTATCAGCTCTATTCGCAGTTATGATTCAGATTTAAGTGAAGGCGCCGATACCGATGGCGGTGCTTATTTTGCAACCGCTTTCGATGGTTCTGATACTATCGCTATTCCTGCATTTCAATACAGTAGCGTCAAATCTCAAGAACAAAAATCACAAGAATTTCAATTGTTGGGTGAGTTCTTAGAAGGTGACTTAAAATATGTAGCTGGTTACTACTATTTCACTGAAGAAGGTCAAGAAGATAACCCATGGACCCTCTCAGCTTTGCTACCAAGTGGTCAAATTTTTACCTTTACAGAAGCCATGCCTGCTGGCGTATTCTACAGTGTTACGGCAGACTCAAGCGCTTTATTCTTTAATGTTGATTACAAATTAACTGATGAACTAAACGTGATTGCAGGTGTGCGTTACACCAAAGATAAGCGGTCATTGACTAATGTTGCCGAAAATGATCCGCTGTTGCGTAACGACCTCAGTACTTCTGAAGAATGGTCAAAAACAGTCGGTTCATTATTATTTAACTATGTAATGAATGAAGACTTAACTATCTATACAAGTGTCGCGCAGGGTTACGCCGCCGGTGTTTATAATCCAGGTACAAAAAGCCCCTACGCCTTCCTTAATCCTGCAAATTTAGGGGAAGCAGATTTCGAAGGGACTTACACCAGCAGATCCTGA
- a CDS encoding TonB-dependent receptor, whose translation MIFDDRLMLNSAVFMNDNTNLQKTVFVGGIRRSVNTGESETIGFEVDAIFAATDDLSFTASYGYLDTDYSDDTVTDASTYTASVAMNWTLAELEFGNLSLHTNYVMVDEFQYGASDPTLVADSYELLNARLTLSDIKVGERSNLKVSLWGKNITDKEYTVFGSNFSFFDAQSYGAPATYGVDVSFNF comes from the coding sequence ATGATATTTGATGACCGCTTAATGCTTAACTCTGCTGTCTTTATGAATGACAACACTAACTTACAAAAAACTGTCTTTGTTGGTGGTATACGTCGCTCAGTTAATACAGGTGAGTCTGAAACCATTGGGTTTGAAGTAGATGCCATATTTGCCGCAACTGATGACCTATCATTCACCGCAAGCTACGGTTACCTTGATACTGATTATTCTGATGATACCGTCACTGACGCTTCAACTTACACTGCATCTGTTGCCATGAATTGGACACTGGCTGAGCTAGAATTTGGTAATCTAAGTTTACATACCAACTATGTCATGGTTGATGAATTTCAATACGGTGCGTCAGACCCAACGTTAGTGGCTGATAGCTATGAGTTGCTCAACGCACGTTTAACCTTATCTGATATTAAAGTCGGTGAACGTTCGAACCTTAAAGTCTCACTGTGGGGTAAAAATATTACTGATAAAGAATACACGGTCTTTGGCTCTAATTTCAGTTTCTTTGATGCTCAATCTTACGGTGCTCCAGCCACATATGGTGTAGACGTTAGTTTTAACTTCTAA
- a CDS encoding TonB-dependent receptor — protein sequence MNINDNKFASNLSIKPLALAIACAISGQAFAAEEQSGVNEGEIKGIERISVTAQKRVSTLQETPIAITAFNEEALENLGIEDISDVNNLSPNVRVFPPYGSTFNVGMNIRGLGTAEPSLAIDPKVGIYLDGVYLARNAGAVFNIVDLERMEVLRGPQGTLWGKNTTGGALNLVTSKPAEDFEFKQKLSMGSNSLFNSTTSIDTGAFGDFTARITYMTGEHDGWATNTFEGAKEKNLGAEELDAVRVALRYAGDDFTVDYSYDRTDASSVSIPVQISNVRSAFTDPRVPTVDLSTGKLYAGNVFAMMAANEHGPSRQTEFELDNHGREYVDIEGHNLTLEWDFAEHHMFKSISSIRRYSSDLSEGVDTDGGAYFAPALDFTTSPPSVDVTDTIAIPGFHYTNVKSQEQKSQEFQLLGEFLEGDLKYVAGYYYFTEEGDENNPWNIGIFTGQGANVLFPDALPFGGFYSVTADSNALFFNVDYKLTDELNVVAGLRYTKDKRSLTNRAENDAMLRNDLHAEEDWSKTVGSLLLNYVMDDNLTVYASIAQGYAAGVYNPGAIDRFAYLNPANLGEANYEGTLTPADPEDTTAYEIGAKAMLFNDRLMLNSAIFYNDNSNLQKTELDGSIRRSLNTGKSETTGFEVDAIFAATDDLSFTASFGYLDTKYSDDAFTDESTYSASLAMNWTLAELEFGNVSLHTNYVMVDEFQFVVSDPTLVAESYELLNARLTLSDIKVGERSNLKVSLWGKNITDEEYIVYGSNFNFFDVQAYGAPATYGVDVSFNF from the coding sequence ATGAATATTAATGATAATAAGTTTGCATCCAATCTCAGTATAAAGCCCCTGGCACTCGCAATTGCTTGCGCTATTTCTGGCCAAGCGTTTGCAGCCGAAGAACAATCTGGCGTGAATGAAGGCGAGATAAAAGGTATTGAACGCATCTCTGTTACCGCACAAAAGCGTGTTAGTACACTACAAGAAACCCCTATTGCCATTACTGCTTTTAACGAAGAAGCGCTTGAAAATTTGGGTATTGAAGATATCAGTGATGTAAATAACTTATCACCTAATGTCAGAGTTTTCCCCCCTTATGGTAGTACTTTTAATGTTGGGATGAATATTCGTGGTTTAGGTACAGCAGAGCCTTCATTAGCTATCGACCCGAAAGTAGGTATTTATTTAGACGGTGTTTATTTAGCGCGTAACGCTGGTGCCGTTTTTAATATCGTTGATTTAGAACGCATGGAAGTTTTACGTGGTCCTCAAGGTACATTATGGGGTAAAAACACCACAGGTGGTGCGCTGAATCTAGTAACGAGTAAGCCTGCTGAAGATTTTGAATTTAAACAAAAATTATCCATGGGTTCAAACAGTCTATTCAACTCAACTACCTCTATTGATACCGGCGCTTTTGGTGATTTTACTGCAAGAATCACTTACATGACCGGGGAACATGACGGTTGGGCAACTAACACCTTTGAAGGCGCGAAAGAGAAAAACTTAGGTGCTGAAGAACTCGATGCTGTGCGCGTAGCTTTGCGTTATGCCGGTGATGATTTCACGGTTGATTATAGTTATGACCGCACCGATGCCAGTTCAGTATCTATTCCAGTCCAAATCAGTAATGTGCGTTCTGCCTTTACTGACCCGAGAGTACCCACTGTAGATTTAAGCACCGGAAAGTTATATGCCGGTAATGTCTTTGCTATGATGGCAGCTAACGAGCATGGCCCAAGCCGTCAAACAGAATTCGAATTGGATAATCATGGTCGAGAATATGTTGATATTGAAGGTCATAATTTAACGCTCGAATGGGACTTTGCTGAGCACCATATGTTCAAATCAATCAGCTCTATTCGCCGCTACAGTTCTGATTTAAGTGAAGGTGTTGATACTGATGGTGGCGCTTATTTTGCCCCTGCATTAGACTTTACTACCTCACCGCCAAGTGTTGATGTAACCGATACCATTGCTATTCCCGGTTTTCATTACACCAATGTAAAATCGCAAGAACAGAAATCTCAAGAGTTTCAACTATTAGGTGAATTCTTAGAAGGCGATTTAAAATACGTTGCAGGTTATTACTATTTCACCGAAGAAGGTGATGAAAACAACCCATGGAACATAGGTATTTTTACCGGACAAGGGGCTAACGTATTATTTCCAGATGCGTTGCCGTTTGGTGGTTTCTACAGTGTGACAGCTGATTCAAACGCCCTATTTTTCAATGTTGATTATAAATTAACAGATGAGTTAAATGTAGTTGCTGGTTTGCGATATACCAAAGATAAGAGATCATTAACTAACCGGGCAGAAAATGACGCCATGTTAAGAAATGACCTTCATGCTGAGGAAGATTGGTCAAAAACCGTTGGCTCTTTATTACTTAACTATGTCATGGATGATAATTTAACCGTTTATGCAAGTATAGCCCAAGGTTATGCAGCAGGTGTTTATAATCCTGGCGCAATCGATCGATTTGCATACCTTAATCCAGCCAACTTAGGCGAGGCTAATTATGAAGGTACACTTACCCCAGCAGATCCAGAAGATACCACCGCTTATGAAATTGGTGCTAAAGCGATGCTGTTTAACGACAGATTAATGCTTAACTCTGCCATTTTTTATAATGACAACAGTAATCTGCAAAAAACAGAGTTAGATGGCAGTATCCGTCGCTCACTTAACACGGGTAAATCAGAAACCACGGGGTTTGAAGTAGATGCGATATTTGCTGCAACAGATGACTTATCGTTCACCGCCAGCTTTGGTTATCTTGATACCAAGTATTCTGACGATGCATTTACCGATGAATCAACTTACTCTGCCTCTCTTGCAATGAATTGGACGTTGGCAGAACTGGAGTTTGGTAATGTTTCATTACATACCAACTATGTCATGGTTGATGAATTCCAATTTGTTGTATCAGATCCAACGTTAGTAGCAGAAAGTTATGAGTTACTCAACGCGCGCTTAACCTTATCTGATATTAAAGTCGGCGAACGTTCAAACCTGAAAGTATCACTTTGGGGTAAAAACATTACGGATGAAGAGTACATAGTATATGGTTCGAACTTCAATTTCTTTGATGTTCAAGCCTACGGCGCACCGGCTACATATGGTGTAGACGTTAGTTTTAACTTTTAA
- a CDS encoding IS110 family transposase yields the protein MKITTIGLDIAKSIFHMFAVNKNGRFVKKKQLRRKQVLSFMATLEPCLIVMEACGSANYWARKFIELGHQVKLIAPQYVKPFVKGNKNDYNDAEGIAEAAQRPTMRFVPIKSIEQQDIQNFHRQRERIKKERKALASQIRGLLGEYGIVINKGISAIRNELPDILEDATNELTYLSREIFNELWLEFQVTEVKFKACEVRLNTMNKENEICVRLDEILGIGAITASATYAAAGDGKDFVNGRHFSAWLGLVPGQHSTGGKATLLGISKRGNSYLRTLYIHGARAVLRHSENKTDRFSLWAQALKSRRGHNKACVAVANKIARMAWVIMAKGESYRPAI from the coding sequence ATGAAGATTACTACAATCGGTTTAGACATTGCAAAATCAATTTTTCACATGTTCGCTGTGAATAAAAATGGGCGATTTGTAAAAAAGAAACAATTAAGAAGAAAACAAGTGTTGAGTTTCATGGCAACATTAGAGCCTTGCCTAATTGTAATGGAAGCTTGTGGCAGTGCGAACTACTGGGCTAGAAAATTTATTGAATTGGGGCACCAAGTAAAACTTATTGCGCCTCAATATGTAAAACCCTTCGTTAAAGGCAATAAAAATGATTATAACGATGCCGAAGGTATTGCAGAGGCAGCGCAACGCCCGACCATGAGGTTTGTGCCAATTAAATCGATAGAACAACAAGATATTCAAAACTTCCATCGACAACGTGAACGCATAAAGAAAGAACGTAAAGCATTAGCAAGTCAGATACGAGGCTTGTTAGGAGAATATGGCATTGTCATCAATAAAGGTATTTCTGCAATTCGCAATGAACTGCCGGATATTTTAGAGGATGCGACAAATGAGTTAACGTATTTAAGTCGGGAGATATTTAATGAGTTATGGCTTGAATTTCAAGTCACAGAAGTGAAGTTTAAAGCGTGTGAAGTTCGCTTAAACACGATGAATAAAGAAAATGAAATATGTGTTCGCTTAGATGAAATATTAGGTATTGGAGCAATCACAGCTAGCGCTACTTATGCAGCTGCAGGAGATGGAAAAGACTTTGTAAATGGTCGACATTTTTCGGCATGGCTTGGGCTTGTTCCTGGGCAGCATTCAACGGGTGGAAAGGCCACCTTACTCGGTATAAGTAAACGCGGTAATAGTTATTTAAGAACACTATACATCCACGGGGCCCGGGCAGTATTAAGGCACAGTGAAAACAAAACTGACCGATTTAGTTTGTGGGCACAAGCGTTAAAATCCCGACGAGGACACAACAAAGCATGCGTTGCTGTGGCGAATAAAATAGCAAGAATGGCTTGGGTAATAATGGCGAAGGGGGAAAGTTATCGCCCGGCTATATAA
- the deoA gene encoding thymidine phosphorylase, whose amino-acid sequence MLLPQEIIRTKRNGGSLSKEQIQSFVDGLVTQDFNDAQAGSMAMAIFQKGMETREIIDFTMAMKNSGDVLSWPELEGPIVDKHSTGGVGDKVSFMLAAIVAACGAYVPMIAGRGLGHTGGTADKLESIAGFNVQPSIGEFKRIVKDLGMAIISQTDNLAPADKRLYGIRDITATVESIPLITASILSKKLAAGLDTLVMDVKVGNGAMMSNIDDAKALAQSIVNVANGAGVPTQAIITDMNQVLGATAGNALEMAETVKYLNGTLREPRLHAVVVSLAKAMLVSAKVAENEDKALAKINSVLASGAAAEIFNKMIHALGGPSDFMEDPWRSMQRANCIKDVIALDHGYINGMQTRDIGLAVVGLKGGRTANGQQIDHTVGFDRVLPIGTLVNRGDVLARVHANDEDSANQASQQYQAALVIGEKQAEQPPVIYQTISS is encoded by the coding sequence ATGTTATTACCACAAGAAATAATTCGCACCAAACGAAATGGTGGCTCACTCTCTAAAGAACAAATTCAAAGCTTTGTTGATGGATTAGTAACGCAAGATTTTAATGATGCCCAAGCCGGCTCTATGGCGATGGCGATTTTTCAAAAAGGCATGGAAACCCGTGAAATTATCGACTTTACCATGGCGATGAAAAATTCAGGTGATGTATTGTCTTGGCCAGAATTAGAAGGCCCAATAGTGGATAAACATTCAACGGGCGGTGTTGGCGATAAGGTTAGCTTTATGTTGGCCGCTATTGTTGCGGCTTGTGGTGCTTATGTCCCTATGATTGCAGGTCGTGGCTTAGGTCATACAGGTGGTACTGCAGATAAATTAGAAAGTATTGCTGGCTTTAATGTTCAGCCCAGCATTGGTGAATTTAAGCGTATAGTAAAAGATTTAGGTATGGCGATTATTTCGCAAACTGATAATTTAGCGCCTGCAGATAAACGCTTATATGGCATACGAGACATTACCGCTACGGTAGAATCTATTCCTTTGATCACTGCCTCTATATTGTCGAAAAAATTAGCAGCAGGGCTTGATACTTTGGTTATGGACGTTAAAGTTGGCAATGGCGCTATGATGTCAAATATTGATGATGCCAAAGCGTTAGCGCAAAGCATTGTCAATGTTGCTAATGGCGCAGGTGTTCCAACACAAGCTATTATTACTGATATGAACCAAGTGTTAGGTGCTACGGCTGGTAACGCTTTGGAAATGGCTGAAACGGTTAAATATTTAAACGGTACGCTGCGTGAACCTCGATTGCATGCTGTAGTCGTTTCACTTGCTAAAGCTATGTTAGTAAGTGCGAAAGTTGCAGAAAATGAAGATAAAGCCTTAGCAAAAATCAACAGCGTTTTGGCCTCTGGCGCCGCCGCTGAAATATTTAACAAGATGATTCATGCTTTAGGTGGCCCAAGTGATTTTATGGAAGATCCTTGGCGTTCTATGCAACGTGCCAACTGTATTAAAGATGTTATTGCCCTAGATCATGGTTACATTAATGGTATGCAAACACGTGATATTGGTTTAGCTGTTGTTGGCTTGAAAGGTGGTCGTACCGCTAATGGTCAACAAATTGATCATACTGTAGGTTTTGACCGAGTGTTGCCCATTGGCACGTTAGTTAACCGTGGTGATGTTCTAGCCCGCGTGCATGCAAATGATGAAGACTCAGCAAATCAAGCGAGTCAGCAATACCAAGCGGCTTTGGTTATTGGTGAAAAGCAAGCTGAGCAACCACCGGTTATCTATCAAACCATCTCTTCATAG
- a CDS encoding cytidine deaminase, whose amino-acid sequence MSKINSNEILALVSAAKEGFEKAYAPYSNFHVGASALTASGKIVKGCNVENASYGLTVCAERNCLAQGVISGEQAFKAIVVYTNQEKLTPPCGACRQVIVEFLAPDALVMAVNHNNNKKQWTVNELLPDAFTPKDLLEK is encoded by the coding sequence ATGTCAAAGATTAACAGTAATGAAATATTAGCACTGGTTAGTGCTGCTAAAGAAGGCTTTGAAAAAGCCTATGCACCATACAGTAACTTTCACGTTGGTGCTTCAGCGTTAACGGCTAGTGGTAAAATAGTTAAAGGCTGTAATGTAGAAAATGCTTCGTACGGCTTAACCGTTTGTGCAGAACGCAATTGTTTAGCCCAGGGTGTTATTTCAGGCGAACAAGCATTTAAAGCTATAGTGGTTTATACCAATCAAGAAAAGTTAACGCCGCCTTGTGGTGCTTGTCGACAAGTTATTGTTGAGTTTTTAGCACCAGACGCACTGGTTATGGCTGTTAACCATAATAATAATAAAAAGCAATGGACAGTTAACGAACTATTACCAGATGCTTTTACTCCCAAAGATTTACTTGAAAAATAA
- a CDS encoding TonB-dependent receptor — protein sequence MMKTHRLSLITGAVVIALGLSTSAMANDTSSAIRGSILNPAGQVSVNAKVEIVHLPSGTKTTTSTNDSGSFSSKGLRVGGPYKVTVTGADGANTYNDVYLTLGDTFKLNVQLDPKQQIERISVTGSQILSGNIGSSSYFSSDDITNAPSFDRDIKDIIRNNPLAVLSSKDGELSVAGTNPRFNSISVDGIGQNDDFGLNANGYPTTRSPISLEAIDQVTIDVSPFNAQDSGFQGAKINAVTKSGGNEYSGSFFYETQNDGMAGTPKDGENEIPTEFDETTYGATFGGAIIEDELFFFASYEFYDATSPVEWGPEGGSAPNEADASVADYNEVRRIAEEVYGVDAGVWDLAPKTDDEKFLLKLDWNINDDHRAAFTYQYNKGNRTANQTSFSGELRLSTHWYNRVEELNNYAFKLYSDWNDDFSTQLSLTYLDNPTTQASLGNYADTVIQTDSGNIAIGADHSRHSNELNKKTFIVGLDGDYLIDDHSLSFGYQFKRLDIFNLFLQNTKGDYTFDSLEDFENRIAERVIYQNATSLNPNDAAAEFVRDEHALYIHDEWAFSDDLTLDFGLRYERLASDDAPAFNGQAFDRTGYDNTENLDGVDIFLPRFGFNWDASEDLVVRGGIGRFSGGQPTVWISNAYSNPGVGRARFDERGTFTDVDIKVPYQPLVDQVAGSEIFAGTNFTDPSYDLPSDWRYQIAADYLIDIPFIGEDVLWTTEFMYKKAENTSFWQDASLFGDESGTTADGGRILYDDADGNTTDLMLTNADKDGTSKIFSTVLSKAWDNGVSVTTSYTNQDVTDAHPSTSSTAGSNYGFNTTINRNEAIVGRSSFETEHRFVVNLGFKHEFVEGYNTNVNVFFERRSGKPITYYLDGNDVDGRNGPGRDPYGLLSPGTFSDSFLPYIPSPGDDNVRFTSPEAEADFFKSINALGLDKYAGGYLPKGVSTTPWVTTLDLSIRQEIPGFMNDHKGIFYFTVDNLLNMIYSTKGKVRGSDFGTIELAEFTVDPDNGQYVYHRPTSNTNNYDKFYTEDSTWRVKVGVSYKF from the coding sequence ATGATGAAAACTCATCGTCTCTCACTCATTACTGGCGCAGTTGTAATTGCGCTTGGATTATCAACATCGGCTATGGCAAATGATACTTCTTCTGCAATCAGAGGTAGTATTTTAAACCCTGCAGGGCAAGTTTCGGTTAATGCTAAAGTTGAAATTGTACATTTACCTTCAGGTACAAAAACGACTACAAGCACTAATGACTCAGGCTCATTTTCTAGTAAAGGTTTACGTGTTGGCGGACCTTACAAGGTTACGGTAACAGGTGCAGACGGCGCTAATACATACAACGATGTGTATCTAACCCTAGGTGATACCTTTAAGTTAAATGTACAGCTTGATCCTAAACAACAAATAGAAAGAATTTCAGTAACAGGTAGTCAAATTCTTTCAGGTAATATTGGTAGTAGTAGCTACTTTAGTTCAGATGATATTACCAATGCCCCAAGTTTTGACCGTGATATCAAGGATATTATTCGTAATAACCCTTTAGCGGTTTTATCTTCGAAAGATGGCGAGCTAAGTGTTGCTGGTACTAACCCACGTTTTAATAGTATAAGTGTCGATGGTATTGGGCAAAATGATGATTTTGGTCTTAATGCTAATGGTTACCCGACTACGCGCTCTCCTATTTCTTTAGAAGCGATTGATCAGGTCACTATAGATGTTTCTCCATTCAACGCTCAAGATAGTGGCTTCCAAGGCGCTAAAATAAACGCTGTAACAAAGTCTGGTGGAAATGAGTATTCAGGTTCATTCTTTTATGAAACTCAAAACGACGGAATGGCAGGCACACCAAAAGATGGTGAAAATGAAATTCCAACTGAATTTGACGAAACCACTTATGGCGCCACGTTTGGCGGAGCTATAATTGAAGATGAATTATTCTTTTTTGCATCATATGAATTCTACGATGCGACTTCACCAGTTGAGTGGGGCCCTGAAGGTGGAAGTGCTCCTAACGAAGCTGATGCAAGCGTAGCAGATTATAATGAAGTAAGACGTATTGCTGAAGAAGTTTACGGTGTCGATGCTGGTGTATGGGATTTAGCGCCAAAAACTGATGATGAAAAATTCCTATTGAAGTTAGATTGGAATATTAATGATGATCACCGTGCAGCTTTCACATACCAATACAATAAAGGTAACCGCACAGCGAACCAAACATCATTTTCAGGTGAATTACGTTTATCTACGCATTGGTATAACCGCGTTGAAGAGCTAAATAACTATGCCTTTAAATTATATTCTGACTGGAATGATGATTTCTCAACTCAACTTAGCCTAACGTATTTAGATAACCCTACAACGCAAGCGTCATTAGGCAATTATGCTGATACCGTTATCCAAACAGATTCGGGTAATATTGCTATTGGCGCCGATCATTCTCGTCACTCTAATGAATTAAATAAGAAAACTTTCATTGTTGGACTTGATGGCGATTACTTAATTGACGATCACAGTCTTTCTTTTGGTTATCAGTTTAAGCGTTTAGACATATTCAATTTATTCTTACAAAACACTAAAGGTGATTACACTTTCGATAGCCTTGAAGATTTTGAAAATAGAATTGCTGAACGTGTAATCTATCAAAATGCAACGTCACTTAACCCTAACGATGCTGCTGCTGAGTTTGTTCGTGATGAACATGCACTTTATATTCACGATGAGTGGGCTTTCTCTGACGATTTAACGCTAGATTTTGGTCTTCGTTATGAGCGTTTAGCATCAGACGACGCACCAGCATTCAACGGTCAAGCTTTTGATCGTACAGGTTATGACAATACTGAAAACCTTGATGGTGTCGATATTTTCTTACCACGTTTTGGATTTAACTGGGATGCTTCTGAAGATTTAGTTGTTCGTGGTGGTATTGGCCGTTTCTCTGGTGGCCAACCAACAGTATGGATATCTAACGCTTACTCTAATCCAGGTGTTGGCCGTGCAAGATTTGATGAGCGTGGCACATTTACAGATGTTGATATTAAAGTTCCATATCAACCACTTGTTGATCAAGTCGCTGGCTCAGAAATTTTTGCCGGTACAAACTTTACAGATCCTAGCTACGACTTACCTTCAGATTGGCGTTATCAAATTGCTGCTGATTATCTAATAGATATTCCATTTATTGGTGAAGACGTACTTTGGACGACTGAGTTCATGTACAAAAAAGCTGAAAACACTTCTTTCTGGCAAGATGCGAGTTTATTCGGTGACGAGTCTGGTACAACAGCCGATGGCGGTCGTATTTTATATGACGATGCAGATGGCAACACGACAGACTTAATGCTAACTAATGCGGATAAAGATGGTACTTCAAAAATATTTAGTACAGTACTAAGTAAAGCTTGGGACAATGGCGTAAGTGTAACAACATCGTATACAAACCAAGATGTTACTGATGCACATCCTAGCACCAGCTCTACAGCAGGTAGTAACTATGGTTTCAATACAACCATTAACCGTAACGAAGCGATAGTAGGTCGTTCTAGCTTTGAAACTGAACACAGATTTGTTGTGAACTTAGGTTTCAAACATGAGTTCGTTGAAGGTTATAACACCAATGTTAACGTATTCTTTGAGCGTCGTTCTGGCAAGCCAATTACTTATTACCTAGATGGTAATGATGTAGATGGTCGCAATGGCCCAGGAAGAGACCCATATGGTTTACTTAGCCCAGGTACATTCAGTGATTCATTCTTACCTTATATCCCAAGTCCAGGTGATGATAACGTAAGATTTACTTCACCAGAAGCTGAAGCAGATTTCTTTAAGTCTATTAATGCATTAGGGTTAGATAAATACGCGGGTGGCTACTTACCTAAAGGTGTGAGTACAACGCCTTGGGTTACAACGCTTGATTTAAGCATACGCCAAGAAATTCCAGGCTTTATGAATGATCACAAAGGTATTTTTTACTTTACAGTAGATAACCTTTTGAACATGATTTATAGCACTAAGGGTAAAGTACGTGGTAGTGATTTTGGTACTATTGAGTTAGCTGAGTTTACGGTTGATCCGGATAACGGACAATATGTTTACCACAGACCAACTTCTAACACTAACAACTACGATAAATTTTATACTGAAGATTCAACATGGCGTGTAAAAGTAGGTGTTAGCTACAAGTTTTAA